In one Niallia taxi genomic region, the following are encoded:
- a CDS encoding processed acidic surface protein gives MIRGITLSTLACLLLLLNPVGAFAAPTNEEVSQLANSLGWTTDDLENYLSDKELSLEHFDSIESLKDYLGTPITPDNLNKLLKNYNMTQEELEILLTGFNESVQDYWFIEDLDVAIDFYQNHEEQMQNLEAFLLNVGMTEDETASLYQHFKKLDKQALANNISGWKEELQAFAAMDQEEQLSSSNKETLLSIWKNVSKQLELTPVFYSVDDNGNRNEIVLDEFLQAPQYDTVALEIYDSNDALLVDTVISPEKLTSGFAVAAADKVVNLAELSGNLTTLYDSQLPNTASFIPLFLFAGYLCVLTGCIILLRNKSKKLYEK, from the coding sequence ATGATAAGAGGTATCACTCTTTCCACACTTGCCTGCTTGTTATTACTCTTGAATCCGGTTGGAGCATTCGCTGCGCCAACAAACGAGGAGGTCAGCCAACTTGCCAATTCGCTCGGATGGACAACTGATGATTTGGAAAACTATTTAAGCGATAAAGAGCTTTCTTTAGAACATTTTGATTCAATCGAAAGCTTAAAGGATTATCTGGGCACACCAATCACACCTGATAATTTAAATAAATTGCTGAAAAACTATAATATGACACAGGAAGAATTGGAGATTTTGCTGACTGGTTTCAATGAAAGTGTTCAAGATTACTGGTTCATAGAGGATTTAGATGTCGCAATTGACTTTTATCAAAATCATGAAGAGCAAATGCAAAATTTAGAGGCATTTTTGCTGAATGTTGGGATGACAGAAGACGAAACGGCTAGTTTGTATCAGCATTTTAAAAAGCTCGACAAACAAGCTCTTGCAAATAATATTTCTGGCTGGAAGGAAGAACTACAGGCTTTTGCCGCGATGGATCAGGAAGAGCAGCTTTCTTCTTCTAATAAAGAAACCTTATTGTCGATATGGAAAAATGTCAGCAAACAGCTCGAATTAACTCCTGTTTTTTATTCTGTTGACGATAACGGCAATAGAAATGAAATTGTACTCGATGAATTTCTGCAAGCACCACAATATGACACGGTAGCTTTAGAGATTTACGACAGCAACGATGCTTTGCTTGTAGATACCGTTATCTCTCCGGAAAAACTAACGAGCGGATTTGCTGTAGCTGCGGCTGACAAAGTGGTGAATTTGGCTGAATTAAGCGGAAACTTAACAACACTTTATGATTCACAGCTTCCAAACACTGCATCTTTTATCCCATTATTTTTATTTGCAGGATATTTGTGCGTATTAACTGGCTGCATCATTCTGTTACGGAATAAGAGCAAAAAGCTTTATGAAAAGTAA
- a CDS encoding sortase, with protein sequence MKSKSITLSVCAYTLIVVGMAFVISNSVHLMNANKPLSSVSAKVTKELSSRAVKSTSPQEGDWFGILIAPKQNKEVTIFEGTNPSTLAKGAGHFSGSANPGESNNTVISGHRDTYFRFLKDVAKNDRIILQTSSGTFTYKIRKTEVVSASAENIVTPKSRPVLTLTTCYPFYFIGDAPERFIVTADLINKDMSAAK encoded by the coding sequence ATGAAAAGTAAATCTATCACCCTGTCTGTATGTGCATATACATTAATCGTGGTTGGTATGGCCTTTGTTATTTCCAATTCGGTCCATTTGATGAATGCAAACAAACCGCTGTCCTCAGTTTCTGCCAAAGTTACAAAAGAACTTAGTTCCAGAGCTGTCAAAAGCACCTCACCACAAGAAGGTGATTGGTTCGGCATACTGATTGCACCAAAGCAAAACAAAGAAGTAACAATATTCGAAGGGACAAACCCCTCTACTTTAGCTAAGGGAGCTGGCCACTTTTCAGGCAGTGCAAACCCTGGCGAAAGTAATAATACGGTAATATCAGGGCATCGGGACACGTATTTTCGTTTTCTAAAGGATGTAGCAAAAAATGATCGAATTATCCTTCAAACGAGTAGTGGAACCTTCACCTATAAAATCCGTAAAACAGAGGTGGTATCTGCCTCCGCTGAAAATATAGTAACACCAAAAAGCCGACCTGTTTTAACATTAACAACATGCTATCCATTCTACTTTATTGGTGATGCACCAGAACGCTTTATCGTGACGGCAGATCTCATAAATAAAGACATGTCTGCAGCCAAATAG
- a CDS encoding class I SAM-dependent methyltransferase — MKAKIQKVFDSLSTVYENQVDDSSFYNTQYERPGMLAELEQELHGKKILDAGCAAGWYANELLLRGADVTAVDVSPQMIAATKRRIGDRGKALCLDLEEPLPFPDSSFDLIISSLTLHYLQDWTKVFAEFNRVLKSGEEYLFSVHHPFMDINISENKCYFETEALTDIWNKQGKEFEVPMYRRPLQDIINETTKAFTLTAIKELQPTAKLKELKAESYQYLMNNPHFLLIKAKKQ, encoded by the coding sequence ATGAAAGCGAAAATACAAAAGGTATTTGATTCTTTATCTACTGTTTACGAAAACCAAGTTGATGACTCTAGCTTTTATAATACACAATACGAACGGCCAGGAATGTTGGCAGAATTAGAGCAAGAATTACATGGCAAGAAAATCCTTGATGCAGGGTGTGCAGCAGGGTGGTATGCAAATGAACTGCTTTTAAGAGGGGCTGATGTAACTGCTGTAGACGTTAGTCCACAAATGATAGCAGCCACAAAACGAAGAATTGGTGATAGAGGAAAGGCGTTGTGCTTGGATTTAGAGGAACCGCTGCCTTTTCCCGATTCTTCCTTTGATTTGATTATCAGCTCATTGACACTTCATTATTTACAAGATTGGACAAAGGTGTTTGCAGAATTTAACAGAGTTTTAAAAAGCGGCGAGGAGTATTTATTTTCTGTCCATCATCCATTCATGGATATCAATATTTCTGAGAACAAATGCTATTTTGAAACAGAAGCACTAACAGATATCTGGAATAAACAAGGCAAAGAATTCGAGGTCCCGATGTACCGCAGACCCTTACAAGATATAATCAATGAAACAACAAAGGCATTCACGCTAACAGCAATAAAAGAGCTCCAACCAACAGCGAAACTAAAAGAGTTAAAAGCGGAGAGTTATCAGTATTTGATGAATAACCCACATTTTCTCCTTATTAAAGCAAAAAAACAATAA
- the helD gene encoding RNA polymerase recycling motor HelD: protein MSKKDIEEISKEQQRADMVIHEISKKIDKLEMNKKDVGGDAGHLRETFWEDVTVNFDEPDDVLETHISLRQQAELLGERERNIGQIHKQLKTLEKLKYSPYFGRIDFEEDQEDAEAIYIGITSFLDQNDENFFIYDWRAPISSVYYDYSPGAASYKTPEGKIDGELLLKRQFLIRDGKILNLFDTGVTIGDELLLEVLGTNASSMMKSIVATIQKEQNRIIRNETSKYLIVQGVAGSGKTSAALQRVAFLLYRHRDTLKSDNIMLFSPNPLFNSYVSTVLPELGEENMQQTTWHEYILNRVGKSFDVEDPFAQLEALLSDENEQSRKLRLAGIQYKSSLPFKKHLDEYMQGLSKDGIVFKNITFRKKVLISKEELARKFYELEDHVTIPNRMQSLKDWAQSEMRKHAKSERKQSWVDEEMMLLDKEDYLSAYKAAQKNNRDDDEFSYFDKEEVVLRKVIVNKRFKSIYKGIKNLRFIDYGQIYKNAFNKRSDELSEDEWTSMVNSTIVNLEQGILWNEDATAFAYLKDMLEGKKANIGIRQVFIDEAQDYSAFQISYIKQLFPYSKMTFLGDLNQAIFAHGNDEFLRDGTDEDVEKITLTKSYRSTSEIIEFTRSMAHNGDEIEPFNRHGNKPLVIEVPNKKAILAQIEGDLQHLKEEGNKTIAIICKTQKESMEVYESLKGSGGVRLLEKGTISYEKGISVVPAYLAKGIEFDAVILYNSSVYVNEMEKELFYTACTRAMHELYVYREENIPNPFLDNIDKEAFRLKKISN, encoded by the coding sequence ATGAGCAAAAAGGACATAGAAGAAATTTCAAAAGAACAGCAAAGAGCAGATATGGTAATACATGAAATCAGCAAAAAAATAGATAAATTAGAAATGAATAAAAAAGATGTTGGCGGTGATGCAGGACATCTTCGTGAAACCTTCTGGGAAGACGTAACAGTTAACTTTGATGAACCAGATGATGTGCTCGAAACACATATAAGTCTCAGACAGCAGGCAGAGCTATTAGGCGAACGTGAGCGGAACATCGGTCAAATACATAAACAGTTAAAAACGTTAGAGAAATTAAAGTATTCACCGTATTTTGGAAGAATTGATTTTGAGGAGGATCAGGAGGATGCAGAAGCAATTTATATTGGGATTACCTCCTTTTTGGATCAAAATGATGAAAATTTCTTTATTTATGATTGGAGAGCACCTATCTCAAGTGTTTATTATGACTATTCACCAGGTGCCGCCTCATATAAGACGCCTGAAGGGAAAATTGATGGTGAACTTCTGCTAAAAAGGCAATTTTTAATTAGAGATGGGAAAATCCTTAACCTTTTTGATACAGGTGTTACGATCGGTGATGAATTGCTGCTTGAGGTGCTTGGCACAAATGCTAGTTCCATGATGAAAAGCATTGTAGCAACAATTCAAAAAGAGCAGAATCGAATCATTCGAAATGAAACAAGTAAATATTTAATTGTTCAAGGCGTGGCAGGCAGTGGAAAAACCTCTGCTGCACTGCAAAGGGTCGCATTTTTGCTATACAGACATCGTGACACACTTAAGTCTGATAACATTATGCTCTTCTCCCCAAATCCATTATTCAACAGCTATGTTTCAACAGTGTTGCCTGAGCTTGGGGAAGAGAATATGCAGCAGACAACATGGCATGAATACATTCTTAATAGGGTCGGAAAATCATTTGATGTAGAAGATCCTTTTGCTCAGTTAGAAGCACTGCTTTCAGATGAGAATGAACAAAGCAGAAAGCTTCGACTTGCAGGTATTCAATATAAAAGCAGCCTTCCTTTCAAGAAGCATCTGGATGAATACATGCAGGGTTTATCTAAAGATGGTATTGTTTTTAAAAATATCACCTTCCGTAAGAAGGTGCTGATTTCGAAAGAGGAATTAGCTAGGAAATTTTATGAGTTGGAAGATCATGTCACCATTCCAAACCGTATGCAAAGTTTAAAGGATTGGGCGCAATCAGAGATGAGAAAGCATGCTAAATCAGAAAGAAAACAGTCCTGGGTCGATGAAGAAATGATGCTGCTTGATAAGGAAGATTATTTAAGTGCCTATAAAGCAGCCCAGAAAAATAACCGTGATGACGATGAATTTTCTTATTTTGATAAGGAAGAAGTTGTTCTTCGAAAGGTTATTGTGAATAAGCGATTCAAATCTATTTATAAGGGCATTAAGAATTTGCGATTTATTGATTATGGACAAATATACAAAAATGCCTTTAACAAAAGATCAGATGAGCTGTCAGAAGATGAGTGGACCAGCATGGTGAATTCGACTATAGTAAATCTCGAGCAGGGGATTTTATGGAATGAGGATGCGACAGCTTTTGCTTATTTAAAGGATATGCTGGAGGGCAAAAAAGCAAATATAGGTATTCGGCAAGTATTCATAGATGAGGCACAGGATTATTCAGCATTCCAAATAAGCTATATAAAGCAGCTTTTCCCATACAGCAAAATGACTTTTTTAGGTGATTTAAATCAAGCTATCTTTGCACATGGAAATGATGAGTTCTTAAGAGATGGAACAGATGAAGATGTGGAGAAAATAACCTTAACAAAAAGCTATCGTTCCACAAGTGAAATTATTGAATTTACTAGAAGCATGGCGCATAATGGTGATGAAATAGAGCCGTTTAACCGTCATGGAAATAAGCCATTGGTTATTGAAGTACCTAATAAAAAAGCGATTTTGGCTCAAATTGAAGGAGATTTGCAGCACTTAAAAGAAGAAGGTAATAAAACCATCGCCATTATATGCAAAACACAAAAGGAAAGCATGGAAGTGTATGAATCTTTAAAAGGATCTGGTGGTGTCCGTTTATTAGAAAAGGGAACAATCTCTTATGAAAAGGGAATTTCAGTCGTTCCCGCCTATTTAGCAAAGGGGATTGAGTTTGATGCTGTTATTTTGTATAATAGCTCGGTTTATGTGAATGAAATGGAGAAGGAGCTTTTCTACACGGCATGCACAAGAGCAATGCATGAGCTTTACGTTTATAGGGAAGAAAATATACCTAATCCGTTCTTAGATAATATTGATAAAGAAGCATTTAGGTTGAAAAAAATATCAAATTAG
- a CDS encoding MFS transporter — protein sequence MDEHEQVNSANEKWSIKNGVYTTLILNISNNYFPLFAISVLGVSNYELGLIGSLPQFVGMFAMIIGSIIMNKLQSKKMFTVYSFLMARIFLLAMALVVFLPDSMQSWTFILLVALMNLPFSFANLSWQALIADIVSEQRRNVFFSTRNKVMTVVAMISTFIVGLFLQLFDAGNPLPYQLLFIAAFVCGLLEITYLKKHVEPKKARVAAANNSLFGLSVFKHKPFLYFLLCSLFFNFAWQMCWSLFSIYQIKYAGATGLWVSLFAVANSIGQIVSFKWWGRMAEKHSHSKMLVLVSIGMATTPFMTVLSTNLPYIVAVNLLAGLFVSGTVLLLFNQLLDSTKEESRSQSISNYNILLALVAFAAPQFGVVLLEMTNIYSAMNISSVMRALSGVFFFAYYVYLKRKDTLLLKRKVAKIG from the coding sequence ATGGATGAGCATGAACAGGTAAATAGCGCTAATGAAAAATGGAGCATTAAGAATGGTGTATACACAACATTAATTCTTAATATATCTAATAATTATTTTCCTCTTTTCGCTATAAGTGTTCTTGGTGTTTCGAATTATGAGCTCGGCTTGATTGGATCATTGCCTCAATTTGTTGGAATGTTTGCAATGATTATCGGTTCCATCATTATGAATAAGCTTCAAAGTAAAAAGATGTTTACGGTGTATTCTTTTCTGATGGCAAGAATATTTTTACTTGCCATGGCGCTTGTTGTTTTTCTGCCTGATTCTATGCAAAGCTGGACTTTCATATTGCTTGTGGCACTGATGAATTTACCATTTTCCTTTGCCAATCTAAGCTGGCAAGCATTGATTGCAGATATCGTTTCGGAGCAGAGAAGAAATGTGTTTTTTAGTACACGTAATAAAGTAATGACCGTTGTAGCAATGATTTCAACCTTTATTGTCGGTTTATTCCTGCAGCTATTTGACGCAGGCAATCCATTGCCATACCAGCTGTTATTTATAGCTGCTTTTGTGTGTGGTTTATTAGAAATAACCTACTTGAAAAAACATGTTGAACCGAAAAAGGCAAGAGTGGCAGCTGCTAATAATTCATTGTTCGGCTTGTCTGTTTTTAAGCATAAACCTTTTTTATATTTTCTTTTATGCAGCCTGTTTTTTAATTTTGCTTGGCAAATGTGCTGGTCACTGTTCAGTATTTATCAAATCAAGTACGCTGGTGCCACAGGATTATGGGTAAGCCTTTTTGCGGTCGCCAATTCAATTGGACAAATTGTCAGCTTTAAATGGTGGGGAAGGATGGCAGAAAAGCATAGCCATTCTAAAATGCTTGTTCTTGTTTCGATAGGAATGGCAACTACTCCATTTATGACGGTGCTTTCGACTAACCTGCCGTATATTGTCGCTGTCAATTTGTTGGCAGGCTTGTTCGTATCAGGAACTGTTTTGTTATTGTTTAATCAGCTGCTAGACAGTACAAAAGAGGAATCCAGGAGCCAAAGCATCTCTAATTACAATATCCTGTTGGCACTCGTCGCTTTTGCGGCACCACAGTTTGGTGTTGTTTTGCTGGAAATGACGAATATATACAGTGCCATGAATATTTCATCTGTTATGCGAGCATTAAGTGGTGTATTTTTCTTTGCTTACTACGTATACTTAAAAAGGAAGGATACACTTTTGTTGAAAAGAAAAGTGGCCAAAATCGGATAA
- a CDS encoding LTA synthase family protein, producing MKKFFSKHSSFFLIAIILFWMKTYIAYKVEFSLGVEGALQQFLLFLNPLSSALFFIGLALFIKGKAQSVMIVVISGIMSALLYANIVYYRFFTDFITVPVVMQVKVNGGQLSDSINSLMRFTDILYFLDVIVLIVLLATKVYKPKVQKNRRAAKSVFALAILVFIINLGLAEADRPQLLSRSFDRNYLVKYLGAYNFTVYDVVQNARSESQRALADSSDITEVQNYINANFAEPNSVYYGEAEGKNVVYISLESLQSFIINYKLNGEEVTPFLNSLVGKQDTLYFENFFHQTGQGKTSDAEFMMDNSLYGMSQGSVFVNKAQNTLQSAPAILKTKGYVSAALHGNYKTFWNRNEMYKSIGYDYFFDAEYYDMSEENTKNYGMKDIPFFKESMPLLESLQQPFYAKFITLSNHHPFEMDEGDTDFPAGDFGDSVVNDYFQSAHYLDESIKEFFSYLKESGLYDNTMVVMYGDHYGISENHNTAMAKVMGVDEITPLMNSQLQRVPLFIHVPGMEGKVVSEYGGDVDVMPTVLHLLGVDTKDYLQIGSDLLSKDHRETIPFRNGDYVSPTVTKIGDNCYDTNNGDLLDAAQCTKQAENAAAELQTSDAIVSKDLLRFYTPKGFTPINRDDYSYVKNGDDSTTDPATETETETKSETESGE from the coding sequence ATGAAGAAATTTTTCTCTAAACATTCTTCTTTCTTTTTAATCGCCATTATTTTATTTTGGATGAAAACGTATATTGCTTATAAGGTTGAGTTTAGTCTTGGAGTGGAAGGTGCACTTCAGCAATTCCTTCTGTTCTTAAACCCATTAAGCTCTGCCTTGTTCTTTATTGGACTTGCTTTGTTTATTAAAGGTAAGGCTCAATCGGTCATGATTGTTGTCATAAGCGGAATCATGTCCGCATTGCTTTATGCCAATATCGTATATTACCGCTTCTTTACAGACTTTATCACTGTTCCTGTTGTTATGCAGGTTAAGGTGAATGGCGGACAGCTTAGCGACAGTATAAACTCGCTAATGCGTTTTACCGATATTTTATATTTCCTTGATGTCATCGTACTAATAGTATTGCTGGCAACGAAGGTTTATAAACCTAAAGTGCAAAAAAATCGCAGAGCTGCTAAATCTGTATTCGCATTAGCAATCCTTGTGTTTATCATTAACCTTGGCCTTGCAGAAGCAGATCGTCCACAGCTATTAAGCAGATCTTTTGACCGCAACTATTTGGTTAAATATTTGGGCGCATACAACTTCACAGTATATGATGTCGTGCAAAATGCTCGCTCTGAGAGCCAACGAGCTCTTGCTGACAGCAGTGATATTACAGAGGTTCAAAACTATATTAATGCCAATTTTGCAGAGCCGAATTCCGTTTATTACGGAGAGGCAGAAGGAAAAAATGTCGTTTATATTTCACTTGAATCACTGCAAAGCTTTATCATTAATTACAAGTTGAATGGTGAAGAGGTAACACCGTTTTTGAATTCTCTTGTAGGTAAGCAAGACACACTTTACTTCGAGAACTTCTTCCACCAAACGGGTCAGGGTAAAACATCTGACGCTGAATTTATGATGGATAATTCCTTGTACGGAATGTCACAAGGGTCTGTTTTTGTGAATAAAGCACAAAACACATTGCAATCTGCTCCAGCTATCCTGAAGACTAAGGGCTATGTGTCTGCGGCTTTACATGGTAACTACAAAACATTCTGGAACAGAAACGAAATGTATAAATCAATTGGATATGATTATTTCTTTGATGCAGAATACTATGACATGTCTGAAGAAAACACAAAGAACTACGGTATGAAGGATATTCCTTTCTTCAAGGAAAGTATGCCGTTATTGGAATCACTTCAACAGCCGTTTTATGCGAAGTTCATAACATTGTCTAATCACCATCCGTTCGAAATGGATGAAGGGGATACAGATTTCCCTGCTGGTGACTTTGGAGATTCTGTTGTAAACGACTATTTCCAATCAGCGCATTATCTGGATGAGTCCATTAAGGAATTCTTCAGCTACTTGAAGGAATCAGGCCTATATGACAACACAATGGTTGTAATGTATGGAGACCACTATGGAATTTCTGAAAACCACAATACTGCAATGGCGAAGGTAATGGGTGTTGATGAAATAACACCGTTAATGAATTCTCAATTGCAACGTGTTCCATTGTTTATCCATGTTCCTGGCATGGAAGGCAAGGTTGTCAGCGAGTACGGCGGTGACGTCGATGTGATGCCGACAGTTCTTCATTTGTTAGGTGTTGATACGAAGGATTATCTGCAAATCGGATCTGATTTGCTGTCAAAAGATCATCGTGAAACAATTCCTTTCCGTAACGGAGATTATGTATCTCCGACAGTAACAAAAATCGGAGATAATTGCTATGATACGAACAATGGTGACCTGTTAGATGCTGCTCAATGTACAAAGCAGGCTGAAAATGCTGCTGCAGAGCTGCAAACATCTGATGCAATCGTAAGTAAAGATTTACTTCGATTCTATACACCAAAAGGATTCACACCGATTAATCGAGACGATTACAGCTATGTAAAAAACGGTGATGACTCCACAACAGATCCTGCAACAGAAACAGAAACAGAAACAAAATCAGAAACAGAATCTGGCGAATAA
- a CDS encoding M42 family metallopeptidase: MLKLNQTEFLQSLESLLNISSPSGNTVNIINYIEDQLTGEGIETRRNNKGGLIATIPGKTADKQRMLTAHVDTLGAMVKEIKANGRLRLDLIGGFTYNSIEGENCLIETTNGDVYTGTILLHQASVHVYKEASKAERNQANMEVRIDERVASAEDVKKLGIAVGDFVSFYPRVELTKSGFIKSRHLDDKASVAILLEVMKALKTSSEQLPYTTHFLISNNEEIGYGGNSNIPKETVEYLAVDMGAMGDGQSTDEYTVSICVKDASGPYHLGLRKKLVKLAADNNIPYQLDIYPYYGSDASAAIRSGHDIIHGLIGPGIDSSHAYERTHFTSIEATANLIYAYVWSDMLK; this comes from the coding sequence ATGCTTAAATTGAATCAAACTGAGTTTTTGCAGTCCTTGGAGAGCTTACTGAACATCAGCAGCCCTTCAGGTAACACAGTTAATATTATTAACTACATAGAAGACCAATTAACTGGAGAAGGAATTGAAACAAGAAGGAATAATAAAGGCGGGCTTATTGCAACAATTCCAGGCAAAACCGCTGACAAGCAAAGAATGCTGACAGCCCATGTTGATACATTAGGAGCTATGGTAAAGGAAATTAAAGCTAACGGCAGACTTCGCCTCGATCTAATAGGCGGTTTTACCTATAACAGTATTGAAGGAGAAAATTGTCTGATTGAAACAACGAACGGAGACGTTTATACTGGCACAATCCTGCTTCATCAAGCTTCTGTTCATGTATACAAAGAGGCAAGCAAGGCTGAGAGAAATCAGGCAAATATGGAGGTCCGCATTGATGAGCGTGTCGCTTCTGCAGAGGATGTCAAGAAGCTTGGCATTGCAGTTGGTGACTTTGTTTCCTTCTATCCAAGAGTGGAACTAACTAAATCCGGCTTTATTAAATCACGGCATTTAGACGATAAAGCAAGCGTTGCAATTCTGCTTGAAGTGATGAAGGCCTTAAAGACTTCTAGTGAACAGCTTCCATATACTACACATTTCCTTATTTCCAATAATGAAGAAATTGGCTATGGCGGAAATTCTAATATCCCAAAAGAAACGGTTGAATATTTAGCAGTCGATATGGGGGCTATGGGAGATGGACAATCCACAGATGAATATACTGTTTCTATTTGTGTGAAGGATGCGAGCGGTCCCTATCATCTTGGCTTACGCAAAAAGCTCGTTAAGCTTGCTGCTGATAACAACATCCCTTATCAGCTTGATATCTATCCATATTACGGTTCAGACGCTTCTGCTGCCATAAGATCTGGTCATGATATTATCCATGGACTGATTGGCCCTGGAATTGATTCTTCTCATGCTTATGAAAGAACTCATTTCACATCTATTGAAGCAACTGCAAACTTGATTTATGCCTATGTATGGAGTGACATGCTAAAATAA
- a CDS encoding M15 family metallopeptidase, whose protein sequence is MKKTPKRKRRNVASFLLVCLILSIFVIAYWKEEQKIDQQQDTPMPTELHETVANKRDELISLAADKGINIVITADFRSSEEQDKLYAQGRTASGDVVTNAKGGESYHNYGLAIDFALMNLNGEVIWDMDYDGNGNAKSDWSEVVEIAKSLGFEWGGDWRSFKDYPHFQMDFGLSIKELQNGERP, encoded by the coding sequence TTGAAGAAGACACCAAAACGAAAGCGAAGGAATGTTGCTAGCTTCCTTTTAGTTTGTTTAATATTATCTATTTTTGTTATTGCATATTGGAAAGAAGAACAAAAAATTGACCAACAACAAGATACTCCTATGCCTACAGAGCTTCATGAGACGGTTGCCAATAAACGAGATGAGCTGATAAGCTTAGCTGCGGATAAAGGTATTAATATAGTTATAACAGCAGATTTCAGAAGCTCAGAGGAACAGGATAAGCTATATGCGCAAGGTAGGACAGCATCTGGTGATGTTGTCACAAATGCTAAGGGCGGAGAATCCTATCACAACTATGGTCTCGCCATTGATTTTGCGCTTATGAATCTTAACGGGGAAGTTATTTGGGACATGGATTATGACGGCAACGGCAATGCAAAAAGTGATTGGTCGGAAGTTGTCGAAATTGCTAAGTCATTAGGATTTGAGTGGGGTGGAGATTGGAGAAGCTTTAAGGATTACCCCCATTTCCAAATGGATTTCGGGTTAAGTATTAAGGAACTCCAAAATGGTGAACGCCCATAA
- a CDS encoding response regulator — protein sequence MRFFLVDDDGAVRSVLKHIIEGEKLGTVVSEAESGCQVTSNVLSFYDIDIVIMDLLMPDSDGIETIKSWNGEFKGKVIMLSQVEAKELIGAAYTEGIDYYVTKPINKKELVAVIHKVIQTIQLEKTVNNIRRSLNGLMGTHKQDIQSNGVTQVGVKIVESAEFLLSELGIIGENGSKDLLEMVQYLYEHEINDGFDLHFPSLKELFEKLSIMRLGDTASSLEVNRETKASEQRVRRAINQSITHWANIGLSESTNGKFENYATKFFDFSTIRCKMTELRNEEFISPKQVKIHTKKFIQVLYFEAKKLASSDMYK from the coding sequence ATGAGATTTTTTTTAGTGGATGATGATGGGGCGGTTCGTTCTGTATTAAAGCATATCATTGAAGGTGAAAAGCTGGGAACGGTAGTTAGTGAAGCTGAGTCAGGGTGTCAGGTAACAAGCAATGTTCTAAGTTTTTATGATATTGATATCGTCATCATGGATTTGCTGATGCCGGACAGTGATGGTATTGAAACAATAAAATCTTGGAATGGTGAGTTTAAAGGAAAGGTAATCATGCTTTCCCAGGTTGAAGCAAAAGAACTAATTGGTGCTGCATATACGGAAGGTATCGACTATTATGTAACAAAACCGATTAATAAAAAAGAATTGGTTGCGGTAATTCATAAGGTGATACAAACGATACAACTTGAAAAAACCGTAAATAATATCAGACGCTCCCTAAATGGGTTAATGGGCACACATAAGCAGGACATACAAAGCAATGGTGTTACTCAAGTTGGGGTGAAAATTGTCGAATCTGCTGAGTTTTTGTTGTCAGAACTTGGTATAATAGGAGAAAATGGCAGTAAAGATCTGCTCGAAATGGTGCAATACTTGTATGAGCATGAAATAAATGATGGGTTTGACCTCCATTTTCCCTCATTAAAAGAGCTTTTTGAAAAGCTCTCCATCATGAGATTGGGAGATACAGCTTCCTCTTTAGAAGTGAATCGAGAAACAAAAGCAAGTGAACAGCGTGTGAGAAGAGCAATCAACCAATCAATAACACATTGGGCAAACATTGGCTTGAGCGAGTCAACAAATGGTAAATTTGAAAATTACGCAACAAAGTTTTTTGACTTTTCGACGATAAGATGTAAAATGACGGAACTGCGTAATGAAGAATTCATTTCACCAAAACAAGTCAAAATCCATACGAAAAAGTTTATTCAGGTTTTATACTTTGAGGCGAAAAAACTTGCTTCCTCAGACATGTATAAATAG